Part of the Butyrivibrio fibrisolvens genome, GAATGCTGCCAAGAAGGCATGGGAGCTTCCAGATGGTACTTTCAAGGAGGGCAAGAAGTTCCTTCACGTTTCAACAGACGAAGTTTACGGATCTCTTGATGATGACCCAAATGCTTACTTCTATGAGACAACTCCATATTCACCTCATAGCCCATATTCAGCAAGTAAGGCAAGCTCTGACATGCTGGTTAAGGCTTATATGGATACCTACAAGTTCCCTGCTAACATTACTAACTGCTCCAACAACTACGGACCCTACCAGTTCCCAGAGAAACTTATTCCGCTTATCATCAACAATGCCCTTGCAGGCAAGGAGCTTCCTGTTTACGGAGATGGTAAAAACGTTCGTGACTGGCTTTATGTTGAGGACCACGCTAAGGCTATCGACATGGTTCAGGAAAAGGGCAGACTTTTCGAGACTTACAACGTTGGAGGACACAACGAGAAGCAGAATATCGAGATCGTCAAAACCATAATTGATGTGCTGAGAGAGGAGCTTGATGACTCTGATCCAAGAAAAGCGCATCTTTCCTATGACCTTATCAAGTATGTAACTGACAGAAAAGGTCATGACCGCAGATATGCAATCGCGCCTGATAAGATCAAGACAGAGATTGGCTGGGAGCCTGAGACAATGTTTAATGAAGGCATCCGCAAGACAATCAAATGGTACTTTGAGAATCAGGAATGGATGGAGCATGTAACTTCTGGTGACTACGAGAAGTATTATCAGAAGATGTACGCTAACAGGTAATATATATATAAGTATAAATGAACTTAACTATTTTATGGACTACATGATTACTGACATAAAAAACCATTTTAATATTGATATGTTTAAAGATGTAGAATACCTGTCATTTAATGCTTTTGTAATAATAATATGCGTTTTGGTGTTCGCAGTATCAGAAGACAATATATTTTTTCGTATAAAGCGAACTATCTTGATACTGTACATGAACGTAGTATATTCGATGACTGTATTAATGCGAATTGGAAGTAATACAGTACGAAAGATTCGAATGCAGCCATTTTTTACCATATTTTATTATAAGGAAAAAGGGAGTGCATTTATGTTTTGGCAAGGTCTTATCAACATACTGATGTTTCTACCTATTGGTTTTTTATGCACGAATCTGATTAGGGATAAGAGAACCATATGGAAATATCTTATGATATTCGTTGGTGTTATCTTATTTTCAATTATTATTGAGACTGAACAATATTTCCTGCGTGCAGGTGTCTGCGAATTCGATGATATACTTACCAATACTATAGGTGGTGCAATAGGTATGGTGATAGGTTCAGCAAACGATATACAAATAATAAAAAAGGGTAAAGGATTGAGTAATAATGGGACAGATTAAAGTTGAAAATTGCGGTGATATAGAAGGTCTGAAGGTTATCACACCTACAGTACATGGTGATAACAGAGGCTATTTTATGGAAACATATAATAAGCGAGAGTTTTTTGAAGCGGGAATAGACGTAGAATTTGTACAGGATAACCAGTCTGCAAGTAAGAAAGGTGTTTTAAGAGGACTCCATTTTCAGAAAGAATTCCCTCAGGACAAGCTTGTTAGAGTTATCAAGGGCGAGGTATTTGATGTTGCAGTAGATATTCGAAAAGGTTCTAAGACTTATGGAAAGTGGTTTGGAGTAGTTCTATCAGAAGAGAACAAGAAGCAGTTCTTTATCCCCAAGAACTTTGCACATGGATTCCTTGTTCTGTCTGATTATGCAGAGTTTTGTTATAAATGTTCAGACCTTTGGCATCCAAATGATGAAGGTGGACTTGCTTGGAATGATCCTGAGATAGGAATTGAATGGCCAAGGCTTACCGGAGAATATCGAGGAAGTGCTTCAGCTGAAGGATATAAACTTGAAGATGGTTGTGATTTGACACTTTCAGGCAAAGATCAAGGCTGGAGTGGACTTAAAGATACTTTTTAAAATGCATCAAAGAATTCGATAACCGTAGTTATAATTGCACACTTGCAAAGAATCTTGTGGGATGGCAGAATAGTTCTAGATTTGCACTGACATTTGAGGTAAAAAGTTCTTTTACATGACTATACTATTACTATTTCTTACTATACTTTTAGTTTTTACTATCACTCTCCTTGTTGTAGAAAAGCTCCTGTTCCAACCATTCAAAGGAACTGCCACTAAATGGCTCCACCATTCTGATCAAAACGGACGCAAAGTTCTTTTTAAAAGCCGAAGAAATGAACTATCAGGTTGGTTCTATGGAGATGACAACGACAATGCGAAAGGCATGATCATAATCTCCCACGCAATGGGAGTTA contains:
- the rfbB gene encoding dTDP-glucose 4,6-dehydratase, whose translation is MRTYLVTGGAGFIGSNYINYMFKKYDNEIRIINVDVLTYAGNLENLRYVENRDNYTFIKADICDRDAINKIFEENDIDRVVHFAAESHVDRSIVNPEVFVQTNVLGTATMLNAAKKAWELPDGTFKEGKKFLHVSTDEVYGSLDDDPNAYFYETTPYSPHSPYSASKASSDMLVKAYMDTYKFPANITNCSNNYGPYQFPEKLIPLIINNALAGKELPVYGDGKNVRDWLYVEDHAKAIDMVQEKGRLFETYNVGGHNEKQNIEIVKTIIDVLREELDDSDPRKAHLSYDLIKYVTDRKGHDRRYAIAPDKIKTEIGWEPETMFNEGIRKTIKWYFENQEWMEHVTSGDYEKYYQKMYANR
- a CDS encoding VanZ family protein, translating into MNVVYSMTVLMRIGSNTVRKIRMQPFFTIFYYKEKGSAFMFWQGLINILMFLPIGFLCTNLIRDKRTIWKYLMIFVGVILFSIIIETEQYFLRAGVCEFDDILTNTIGGAIGMVIGSANDIQIIKKGKGLSNNGTD
- the rfbC gene encoding dTDP-4-dehydrorhamnose 3,5-epimerase; protein product: MGQIKVENCGDIEGLKVITPTVHGDNRGYFMETYNKREFFEAGIDVEFVQDNQSASKKGVLRGLHFQKEFPQDKLVRVIKGEVFDVAVDIRKGSKTYGKWFGVVLSEENKKQFFIPKNFAHGFLVLSDYAEFCYKCSDLWHPNDEGGLAWNDPEIGIEWPRLTGEYRGSASAEGYKLEDGCDLTLSGKDQGWSGLKDTF
- a CDS encoding serine aminopeptidase domain-containing protein: MTILLLFLTILLVFTITLLVVEKLLFQPFKGTATKWLHHSDQNGRKVLFKSRRNELSGWFYGDDNDNAKGMIIISHAMGVTSEYYLPEIMYFADRGYKVFAFDNTGYGYNKGLFCGFPQAVKGFITYKTV